The following nucleotide sequence is from Halobacillus mangrovi.
CTTTCAATTCCCAGTTTCATTTGTAAAAGGCAGCCGGGATTGGCAGTAACGACGGTTTTGGCTTTTGTCTCTTTTGTCTTTTCCATCTTATAATCCAAGATTTGCATGGACATTTCCGGCTCGACAAGATTATAAATCCCTGCTGAGCCGCAGCACCTTGAAGCGTCCTTCATTTCTACGTAACTCGCTCCTTGGATCGCTTCAAGCAGTTGTCTCGGTTCCATGAATGTTTTCTGACCATTTTTTAAATGGCAGGAATCTTGATAGGTGATGATTTGCTGATCTAGCTTTAACGGCTTCTTATGAAAGTCGAGTTCCACTAAAATCTTACTAATATCTTTAATTTTCATAGATAAGTGTTCAGCCCGTTCTTTCCATTCTTCCTCGTCCTTTAAAAGATGCTTGTAATCGACTAAAAACGCTCCGCATCCTCCTGCGTTGGTAATGATATAGTCCACTTCTGCTTTTTCAAAGGCTTTAATATTCCTTTTGGCTAACTCTTTAGCCTGATCTTTTTCTCCGCTGTGTCCGTGCAAAGCTCCACAGCATCCTTGATTTTGAGGGACCACAATTTCACAGCCCGCATATTGAAGCAGTTTTGCGGTTGCGTTATTCGTCGAGAGGAACATGGTGTCCATCAAGCAGCCTGAGAAAAAAGCGACTTTTTTCTTTTTTTGTTGGATCGGTTTGTAATAGCGTGGTCTGTTTTTCATTTCTTTCCGCTTAGGTACTTCCGGAAGCACCTTTTCCATTGTACGAAGTGAATCAGGAAACAGTTTCATGATTCCCGATTTTCTCGTAAGCTGCTGCACACCGGAGCGTTGGTAAAAACCTAATAAGCTTGTAACTCCAATCATCCGATTTTGATAAGGGAACAGACCTTTAAAGGCGACATTGCGGATGACCTTCACATGTTTAGGCAGTTCTTTATTCTGATAGATGATGTCTCTGGCTTGTTCGAGCAGGTGGCCATAGTTGACACCTGCGGGGCAAACGGGCTCACATGCTCGGCAGCCAAGGCACATATCAAGCGATTGCTTCACATCTTCATCTGGTTCGATGACTCCATCGACAACACCTTTCATCAAGGCGATTCGTCCTCTTGGCGAATGAACTTCATCATAATCAGATTCGATATAAGTGGGACAGCTGGGCAGACAAAACCCACAGCGCATGCAATTTAATAGTTCATCGTAGTCCATTTTTTCTTTAAAATCATGCTGGATTCTCTCTTTTTCTTTAGTATTCATGATTGACTCACCACCACTCTTTTCGGGCTGTTCTTCGCAAAGATTTTCCCTGGGTTCATAATATTGTTGGGGTCAAATGCTTTTTTTATATTTTTCATCGCATCAATTCCAGCTTCCCCTAGCTTGAGGTGAAGATAGTCAGCTTTCATTGCACCAACCCCATGTTCTCCCGTAATGGTTCCTCCCAGTTCCACAGCTTTTTCGAAAATCTCTTCAAATGCTTTTTCCACTCGATGAATTTCTTCTGAATCCCTTACATCTGTCAAGCAGGTTGGGTGAAGGTTTCCATCTCCTGCATGACCGAATGTACAGATGTCGACCTCATATTTCTCTGCGATTTGGGAGATTGCCTCGACCATGTTGGCGATTTCGGACCGAGGTACGGTGGCATCTTCGAGGATGGTCGTCGGTTTTAATCTTGCAAGAGCAGATAAAGCGGATCTCCTTGCTGTCGTAAGAGCCTCTGCTTCCTCTGGTGATTTTGCTACATCTACTTGAACAGCTTGGTTCTCTCTACAAATTTCAGCCATTTTATGTATGTCTCTGTCCACGGATTGAGAATCTCCATCCTGTTCAATTAACAAAACGGCTTTAACATCAGTAGGTAATCCAATGTTCGAGAAATCTTCCACCACTTTTAAAGTCGGCTGGTCTAGGAATTCAAGTGTGGTTGGAATGATGCGATTCGATAAGATTTTCGAGACGGTTTGGGCTGCTGCGTGTAAATCCTCATACAAAGCAAGCATCGTTTTTTTCGTTTCTGGAAGAGGCAAAAGTTTAAGCGTTATCTCTGTAACAATCCCTAAGGTGCCTTCAGAGCCGACGAATAACCTTGTTAAATCGTATCCGGCAACGTCCTTGGCCAGTTTTCCACCCGTCCGAATGATGTCCCCATTAGGAAGAACGACTTCAAGGCCCATGACATAGTCGCGAGTAACCCCATATTTTAGCCCTCTTAATCCTCCAGAATTTTCGTTGATATTTCCACCGATTTGAGAGATCTTCATAGAACTTGGGTCAGGCGGGTAAAACAGTCCCAATTTCTCTACTTCGGTTATTAATTGAAGGGTGTTCACACCTGGCTGGGTTGTAATCGTCAAGTTATTTTCATCGATTTCCAGAATGTTGTTCATATGCTTGAATAATAAAACGATACCTCCATCAATCGGAGTAGTTCCAGCGCTCAGATTAGTTCCGGAACCTCGTGGAACGATCGGAATCTTGTGTTTGTTGCATATTTTCATAATTTCAACTATCTCCTGGGTGGTCTTCGGAGAAACAACGGCATCAGGAAGTGACTGGAACTGAGGGGTGGCATCGTACGAATACGCCAATTTGCTTGCATTTGAAGCAGCTACATTTTTTTCGCCAACAATATCCTCTAATTGCTTTTTGACTTGATCTGTGAACATGGAAATTCTCCTTTGGAAAAATTAGCTTTACTTTCATTTTAGATGATCTTCCAATTAAACTATATGGATATTTGTACAATTATTTGCGTGTATAAAATACATTTTTTGTAGGTTTACACATGTTCAAGTGTGAGAAAGAAATTTTAAAGAGAAAATCTTTCTAAATATCGATTGGTAATTAGAAGATGGAATGACAAAAAATTTCAAAATACATGTTGTATTTTCCGAAAATTTCAAATAATATAAAATAAAACATACTAACCGGTAGGTATGTGATGCCTGCTTAAGAAAATAACATCTTTGATTTTCTAAAAAACTTAAAGATTGGGGATAGTTGGATGCATTTACGTTTAACGGACGAACAACAAATGGTTCAAAAAACGATTCGTAAGTTTGTGGAAAAAGAATTGATTCCACTTGAAAATGAAGTGCTGCGAAACGAGCGAGAAGGAAAACCTAGTATTTCCCATGAGAAAATGAAGGAACTTCAAATGAAAGCGAAAGATGCTGGGTTTTGGGGGATCAACACTCCGGAGGAATATGGGGGCGCCGACTTAGGTCAGATGATGCTTGCCATCGTGCAGATGGAAGTGGCACGCACATTCGTTCCATTCCAGTTTGGAGGTTCTGCGGATAATATTTTGTATTATGCGAATGAAGAACAGAAAGAAAAATACCTCCTGCCTACGATTAACGGCGAGAAAAAATCCTGCTTTGCCATGACAGAGCCTGGCGCAGGGTCAGACACGAGAAATATTCGTATGACCGCTGTAAAAGAAGGCGGTGAATGGGTGTTAAATGGAGAGAAAACCTTTATTACTGGAGGAAACGAAGCTGATTTTACGATGGCGATTGCGATCACCGATAAGGAGCTGCATAAATCTTCCGGTGGCCGTAAAGGTGTGACGTGTTTCATTGTAGACCGTGATATGGGGTGGAAGTCAGAATACATCCATACGATGGGCGAATGGGGACCAGCTGCACTCGTATTTGATAACGTACGTGTTCCTGAAGAGAATATTCTAGGTGAGGTTCATGGCGGTTATGACCTTGGTCTTGAATGGATTGGCTTTGCACGGTGGATTGTTGGAGCAAGAGCGGTTGGAGCGGCGGAGCGCTTATTGAACATGGCGATCGATTACGCTAATGAACGTGAAACGTTTGGAAAACCAATCGCTACGCGCCAAGCTATTCAGTGGCAAATTGCCGACTCAGCAGTTGAAATTGAAGCAGCAAAATGGCTCGTCTTGAATGCAGCCTTCACGCTTGATCAGGGTGAGGATAACAGGCATGTGGCCTCTATCGCAAAACTCTACGGAGCCAATATGGGGAACCGTGTCGTTGATCGCGTCCTGCAAATCCATGGCGGGATGGGGTACACAAGAGAGTTGCCAATCGAGCGCTGGTACCGTGAAGCGCGCTTATGGAGAATTTATGATGGCACTGACGAAATTCAGCGATTGATTATTTCTAGAAATCTATTAAAAGGACACGTGAAAATCGGCTAAGAAAGATCTTACCAGGGAGGGATATATGATGACAGGACGATTTGATAATAAGGTTGCTTTTGTAACAGGAGGCAGCCGAGGGATTGGAAAAGGGATAGCCCAACGATTTTTAGAAGATGGGGCTAAGGTGGCGATTATTGATGTAAATGAGGAAGCCCTTTCTGAAACGGAGAGTGAGTTGAAGGAACAGGGATACGAGGTTCATTGTAAGGTAGCGAATGTTGTGGAGTTCGAACAGATTCAAAATGCAATGAAGGAAGTCTATGACAAGTTCGGTTCTCTAGACATTCTTGTGAACAATGCCGGGGTTATACGTGATAACATGTTATTTAAAATGACGGACTCAGATTGGGATACGGTAATGGATGTTCACTTAAAAGGCTCCTTTAATGCTGCTCGTGCGGCTCAGCAGTACATGGTGGAAAACAAGTATGGCCGTATTATTAACATTTCTTCCACCTCAGCACTCGGGAACCGCGGCCAGGCAAACTATGCTACAGCAAAAGCTGGTCTTCAAGGGTTTACGAAAACGCTGGCCATTGAACTAGGGAAGTTTGGAATCACGGCCAATGCAGTCGCTCCCGGTTTTATTGAAACCGAAATGACAAAAGAGACAGCCGCCCGCATCGGGATTTCCTTTGAGGAATTAATTCAGCACAGTGTGGCCAATATCCCAGTCGCAAGAAGCGGAAAGCCTGAAGATATTGCAAATGCAGTCGCTTTTTATGCGGATGAGAAATCGTCGTTCGTCAACGGTCAGGTACTGTATGTTGCAGGAGGTCCGAAAGATTAATTCAAGGAGGGCGTATGATGTTTGAACATACGATTGGTAAACAGTCCAATAAAGTGAAAAACACGGTGGAACGGGGGGCAGTAAAGAATTTTGCAGAAGCCATTGGTGATCCGCATCCAATATTTATAGATGAGGAGACGGGCAGACAATCTCCTTACAAAGCGAACATCGCTCCACCAACTTTTCCGCGAGTCTTTGACTATGGATCTATTGATGAGCTGAACCTTCCTTCTAAAGGATTAATTCACGGAGAGCAAATCTATCACTATGAACGGCCGCTGCTCGTAGGAGAAGTTATTCTCTGCTACACCGAAGTAAAAGACTATTATGAACGAAGCGGAAAAAGCGGAGATATGGGCTTTTTGAAAGTGAAAAGATACGGCACGGATTTTGATGGGGGTCTAATATTCTCAGAAGAACAGACAGTCATTATCACAGAGGCTGTGCGAAAGGAGATGAAGGTATGAGTGCAATAACCGCCCTGCAAAAAGGCGATTCACTGGAACCAGTGACTCTTGAACCCGTTTCAAGAATTGATTTAATCAAATATGCGGGTGCTTCAGGAGATTATAACCCGATCCACACTATTGATGAAGAGGCAGAAAAAGCTGGTTTACCAGGTATCATTGCCCATGGGATGTGGACGATGGGAAATCTCGCCAAACTTTTCACACCGTATTATGAAGAAGGATTCATTCAGAACTACTCGATTCGATTCAAAGGCATGGTTTTCCTCGGGGATGTGCTTACCTTACATGCGGTTCTTGAGGAAGATTATGAACATGAAATGGCCTTTAACGTACAGGCGGTCAATCAGAATGAGGAAGCTGTGATTAAAGGAAAGGTCGTGTTTTCTAGGAAAGTCCCTACATATTAAGGAGGAATCTCATGGACTTTGATTACTCACCTAAAGTTAAAGAGTGGCAGGAAAGTTTGAACGCTTTTATGGAAGAACATATTTACCCGAACGAATCGGTGTATGAAAAACAGCTGAATCAACAGGACCGCTTTTCAGACATCCCTCCGATCATGGAAGAACTGAAATCGAAGGCAAAAGAGGCCGGCCTTTGGAATCTGTTCCTGCCAGATAGCGAGTACGGAGCTGGTTTGTCGAACTTGGAATATGCTCCCCTTTGTGAAATTATGGGGCGCTCGAGTCTCGCACCTGAAGTCTTCAACTGCGCCGCGCCGGATACAGGAAATATGGAGGTGCTTGTTCGTTATGGATCGGATGAGCAGAAGAGACAGTGGCTTGAGCCTTTGCTTGAAGGAGAAATACGGTCCTGCTTCTCTATGACAGAACCTGATGTAGCTTCATCAGATGCAACCAATGTTCAGACAGAGATCAAAAGGGACGGGGACGAGTACGTAATAAACGGTACGAAATGGTGGTCTTCAGGAGCCGGGGATCCGCGTTGTAAAGTGAGTATCGTGATGGGGAAGAATGATCCAGACGCCCCGAGATATGACCAGCAATCGATGATCCTTGTACCACTCGATACCGAAGGAGTTACCATTAAACGCACCTTGCCTGTTTTTGGGTATGATCACGCTCCTCATGGACACGCAGAAATTGAGTTTAAAAACGTGCGTGTCCCTGCATCCCATTTGATTTGGGGAGAAGGCAAAGGATTCGCCATTGCACAGGGAAGGTTGGGACCTGGACGAATTCACCACTGTATGAGAACGATCGGCGCTGCAGAACGGGCACTTGAAGTCATGTGTGACCGCGTTCAAGAACGGGAGGCATTTGGCAAGACTCTGGCTGACCAGGGAGTGATCCGGGAATGGATCGCTGATTCTAGAATCGAGATTGAACAGGCCCGCCTGCTTACATTAAAGGCAGCCCACATGATGGATACAGTCGGCAACAAGGAAGCTAAATCAGAGATCGCCATGATCAAAGTAGTGGCACCGAATATGGCTTTGAAAGTTATTGATCGAGCGATCCAAGCCTTTGGGGCAGCTGGTGTAAGTCAGGATACTCCACTTGCAGCGGCATGGGCGAACATCCGCACGCTGCGGCTTGCCGATGGTCCTGATGAAGTCCACCGCAGAGCTGTGGCTAAATATGAATTGAAAAAGGCCGAGAACAGGAGGGCTGTCCATGCACGCTAAGGAGCTTTTCGACCTGACCGGCAAAGTTGCTATTGTGACAGGTGGAGGACGAGGACTCGGAAAACAAATTGCTGAAGGGCTAGCCGAGTCTGGAGCTCACGTCGTGGTTTGTTCCCGAAAGGTTGAGGCCTGTAAGGAAGTGAGTGATCAACTGAAACAACTTGGTGTAGAGTCCCTTGCATTTGAATGTGATGTAACAAACCCGGATAGTATGCAGCAGGTCGTCGATCAAACGGTCGATCACTTTGGCAGAATCGATATTCTCGTCAACAACAGTGGGGCCACATGGGGAGCTCCTGTGGAGGAGATGCCGCTGGAAGCCTGGCAAAAAGTCTTCAATGTAAACGTTACGGGGACCTTTCTCATGTCGCAGATGGCTGGAAAGGTGATGCTTGAGCAGGGAGAAGGCACGATTATTAATATTGCCTCCGTTGCTGGCTTGAAAGGCTCTGATCCAAAGTATATGGATACGATTGGCTACAACTCCAGTAAAGGGGCTGTCCTTACTTTTACAAAGGACTTAGCTGTCAAATGGGGACCTAAAGGTATCCGTGTAAATGCGATAGCACCAGGTTTCTTCCCAACGAAGATGTCTAAAGTACTTATGGATAGAGGGGAGGATACCTTTTTGGAAGGTACACCTCTAAGAAAGTTTGGTGGTGAGGATGACTTGAAAGGCGCTGCCATTTTCTTGTGCGCACCGGCTTCCAAGCACATCACAGGTGATGTAGTCATTGTAGATGGCGGTACGCATGCCATGTAAGGGATTTTTCAAAAAGGAGTGAAACGATGACACAACGAGATGCGGTAATCGTATCAGCTGTCCGAACGGCAATTGGAAAGCAGGGAGGGGCATTGGCTACCGTTCCTGCGCACGTATTAGGAGCAGAGGTCATTAAGGAAAGCGTCAAACGGGCTAAGGTTGATCCAGAATCCATTGAAGATGTCATCTTTGGGAATGTGTTGAGCGGTGGGGGGAACGTAGCAAGGCTTTCTGCTTTGCAGACAGGACTTTCTATGAAACTCCCAGGTTTAACGGTTGATCGGCAGTGCGGTTCAGGATTAAATGCCATTCATTTGGCTGCGCAGGCAATAAAAGCAGGTGATGGAGACGTGTATGTAGCTGGCGGCACAGAAAGTATGAGCCGTGCACCGTACTTGATGGATCGGCCTGAAAGAGCCTATAGTCCCGCCCCGCCGAAATTCAGGAAATCTCAACTTTCTCCTAAAGAAATTGGAGATCCACCCATGGGGATCACAGCAGAAAATCTAGCTGAGAATTACGAGATTAAAAGGGAAGATGCGGATCGATTTGCCCAGCAGAGTCAGGAACGCATGGCTGCTGCTATGGAAGAAGGAAGATTCAAAGAACAAATTGTTCCGCTAACCATTCCTGTGAGAAAAGGGGAGCCGGTTGTATTTAAAAACGATGAACACCCACGGCCCCAATCGACGCTGGAAGGAATGGCTAAGCTTCGGCCGGCCTTTCTTGAGGATGGAACCGTAACGGCCGGAAACAGCTCTGGCCTGAATGATGCCGCTTCTGCACTTACGTTAATGTCGAGAGCAAAAGCAGAGGAATCGGGTGTGTCTCCATTGGCTACTGTCAGGGCTTGCACAGTTGCCGGTGTGGATCCGAACATTATGGGAATCGGTCCCGTTCCTGCCACTCATGCCGTTTTAGAAAAAATAGGACTCAGTCTAGAGGATATGGATGTTATCGAAATCAATGAAGCCTTTGCCGCACAAGTTTTAGCATGCAATAAAGAGCTCCAAATGAATATGGAAAAAGTGAACGTCAATGGCGGGGCTATTGCTCATGGACACCCACTAGGAGCAACTGGAGCGATTCTCGCAACTAAAGCGATTTACGAGTTGAAACGGACGAGCGGAAAATATGCGTTGATTACCGCCTGTATCGGTGGCGGCCAGGGCATCGCTATGATTCTCGAACGCGAGTAGAAAATCGTCGTTTTTGCGAGATTTAGGAATGTTATAATGTTATATCATCCCTAAATGAAAGGACAATGTACCTATGAAGCAAAAAATCATGGATATCAGCATTCATCTGTTTGATAAAAAAGGGTTCACCGAAACATCAATTCAGGAAATTGTGGATGAGCTTGGTGTAACAAAAGGAACGTTTTATTATTACTTCAAAAATAAACAAGAGCTTTTAACGAATATCCATCTCAATTTCATTGAATATTTACTGGAAAGACAGCAGGAGATTTTGAACGATGACTCAAAGGATAGCAGGGAAAAGCTCAGGTCCATGATCTTAATGGTTATCTCAAGCATTAAGCATCGAAAAAAGAGTGCAAGAATTTTCTTTAGAGAAATGCGTAATCTTGAGAACCAATATTTGGACCAGAACATCCAGAAAAGGGATCAGTTTCGTAAGAATCTCCAGACTCTGGTGGAAGAAGGTATTGAAAAAGGAGAGTTTCAGAACCATCTAAGCCCTGATATGATCACCCGTGGAATACTCGGGATGACGAACTGGAGTTACTACTGGTATAACCCTGACGGTGAAGTCTCAGAGGAAGAGTTGACTTCCGTCTATCTTGAGATGATCTTGCACGGAATCGACAAAAAAGCATAAGCACTCTCCCCTTCAACGGGAGATTCTACTCAGAACATACTAACTGGTTAGAATGGAGGTGAGCTCTTGAAACATGAAGTGCCTGTAAGCGTTCGGTTTTGTGAAACAGATATGGCAGGACACGTGAATAATACGAGTTACTTCATTTACTTAGAAGAAGCGAGAGGCAAATTTTTTGAAGAGGTGATTCCAAACCATTCCAGTTCGTTCGGTCGATTCATTATTGCTTCAACGACATGCGATTTTGTCAGTCAAGCTTATTTTGGACAATCCTTAACCATCTCTTCGTGGGTTTCCAACATCGGAAATAAAAGCTTTCGATTCGGCCATCGCATCGAGGCGGAGGATACGGGAAATGTGATCGCGGAAGCGGAAGCAACGATCGTTCATTTCAATTATGAAACACAGAAAAGCGAGTCCATTCCTATAGATCTCCGTTCTATATTGGAAAATCACCTTGTTCTCAGTTAATGAAAGGAGGTCATTTATCTATGGATCGATTTACAGACACGATTGCCGTTGTAACCGGAGCCGGAAGCGGGATCGGAGAGCAAGCGGCTTTGCTGCTGGCAGAAGGTGGGGCAACCGTTATTTTAGTTGGTAGAACGCTCTCGAAACTCGAGCGGGTAGCTGCCATCATCAATGAGAAACAAGACTCAAAAGCGGTTGTTTTTCAAGCAGATGTTACAAAAGAAGAAGATATAGAAGCATTGAAAGATTTTGTTCAAAGCAATTACGGGAAGCTCCATGTACTGATTAACAATGCAGGTACCTCAGGGAATACCACCATTTTAGAGATGGAAGCATCTGAATGGGACCGGATCCAGGATGCCAATTTAAAAAGTGTTTATCTTGTGTCTAAAAGTCTTGGCCGCTTGATGATCGATGAAGATCAGGAGGAGAGCGATCGAGCTATCGTCAATGTAGCTTCTCTTTCCGGACATAAAGCAGGAGCGAAAATTCCTCATTACAGTTCATCGAAGGCAGCTGTCATTCATTTTTCGAAGTCACTTGCACTTGAATTGGCTCCTTATGGTGTTCGGGTTAATTCTGTTTCTCCTGGCTTTGCTGAAACACCGCTCACGGAAGAGGGGCTGAAGAATGAGAAATTTGAACAGGCGATCAAAAGAAATACTGCATTAGGACGAGTAGGTAAACCGGAAGAAATCGCCAAGGTCATCGCTTTTGCTGCTTCTAAAGAAGCTTCTTATATGACAGGATCGGATCTGCTCGTGGATGGGGGATGGCTAATCAAATAACAGATTAGTCTAGCACGAAATGATAGCGCTTACAAAAAGTTCGCTAACCAGAAAAATAGAGTAAAGGGGACGTTTTCATGCAAACGAATCATTTTGATTTTTGGCCGAAGCTGACGAAGACCATCACGGTTCCGGAAACTTCTATTTATGACAATTTAGCTGTCTCAGCTGTCCGATATCCTGAGAACGAAGCGATCTATTATTACGGCAATTCAATTTCTTACCGGCAGTTAAAGAAAGAAGTTGATACACTTGCTGGATATTTGCAGCAGCATCTTCATGTAGAAAAAGGAGAAAAGGTGCTTCTGTTTATGCAAAATTCCCCACAATTCGTAGTCAGTTATTACGCCATCCTCCGCGCAGGAGCTGTTGTCGTACCGATTAACCCGATGCTAAAAACACAGGAGCTTGAATTTTATGTGAAGGACTGTGCGATTCAAAATGGTCTGATCGGACAGGAGTTCATCGATACGGTTAACCCCCTTACAGAAACAACAACCTTAAAACAGATAGTCGTCGCTGCTTACTCTGATTATGCTGGAGATGCCCTGGAGGATCATCTGCCAGCTGAAGTCAAAGCTCCTCCTGCTTCATTAAATGAGGATCATCTCCACGGTTGGTCGGAAGCACTGCAGACAAAAACCGATCCACAGGATGTAGAAGTTTCAGCTGATGATCTTGCTGTCCTGCCTTACACTTCAGGGACGACTGGTCTTCCAAAGGGCTGTATGCACACAAATCGGACGGTTCAAGCCAACACGTTGGGCGGTTTTTATTGGGCTCGTCCTACAACGGACTCGAAGAGCCTGGCGACCTTGCCATTCTTCCATGTGACAGGGATGGTACAGAGTATGCACATTCCGATTTTTAGTGGAAACTCGATGGTCATTATGACGCGCTGGAACAGAGAAACGGCCCGTCAGTTAATCCGTGATCAGCAATGCACGCACTGGGTGACCATCAGTACGATGCTCATCGATTTTCTTGCTAACCCGGAAGTGAAATCAGAGGATTTGGGTTCTTTATATGCCATTTCCGGTGGAGGGGCTGCGTTTCCGAAGGCCGTTGGAGAAAAGCTGTATCAGTTGACCGGCCTTGAATTTGTTGAAGGGTACGGCCTATCTGAAACGATTGCTCAGACGCACTTCAATCCGCCTGACAGGCCAAAGATGCAATGTCTCGGTGTTCCTTCCTTTAATGTGGATGCCCGCATTCTCCAGCCGGGGACAAATGAAGAAGTGGAAGTCGGTGAAATCGGTGAGATTGTAGTCCATGGTCCTCAGGTTATGGTCGGTTATTACAACAGGGAGGACGAAAATGAGAGTGCTTTTGTCGAGATCGACGGCAAGTCTTTTTTCCGTACTGGAGACATTGGCCGTTTTGATGAGGAAGGATACTTCTTCATTGTCGATCGACTAAAACGAATGATTAATGCTTCTGGTTACAACGTTTGGCCGACGGAAGTAGAATCAGCTCTTTATGATCATCCGGCTGTGCAGCAAGCTTGCGTCGTCGGAGTTCCTGACCCGCGTAAAGGTGAAAACATTAAAGCCTTCGTCATTTTGAATGATTCTTATAAAGGAAACATCACCGAAGAAGAAATCATCAATTGGTCGAAAGAGCGGATGGCGGCTTACAAGTATCCGCGCATGGTCGAGTTCAGAACTGAATTCCCGACAACAAACAGCGGGAAGATACTTTGGCGGAAGCTTCAGGAAGAAGAGCACGAGAAAGTTGAAGGAAGTCCGAGAACGTAAGCAATCACCCACCCGTGCCTGGACGAACGGTTATCTAAATGTTCCAGGCTCCGGGTTTCCTACTCTTAAAGGGGGAGTCTAATGGATATTTTGATTCAGCAGCTTTTTAATGGGCTTACCATCGGCAGTGTTTACAGTCTTGTAGCGTTAGGGCTGACGCTCGTCTATGGAATCTTGCACATTCCTAACTTCGCCCATGGCGCACTCTATATGCTCGGTGCGTATGTCACCCTGACGATGATGCTTTTGTGGAATGTTCCCTACTGGATTTCTATGGCGATCTCAGTGCTCGTCGTTGGTCTTTTAGGTGTTTTGATGGACAGACTTGTTTTTCACCCTTTACGTCATGCACCGCCGATTCACGATAAGATCGCAGCAATAGGAATGTTGCTTTTTCTTGAAGCCTTTGCCCAACTGATCTGGGGTGCCGATTACCGTACGATGGAAACGCCTTACGGACAGGTCATCGATCTATTTGGTATGACCGTTACGATGCAGCGGGTCCTTATCAACATTGGCGCCGTGGCTGTCATGATTTTACTTTACTTGTTTTTGAAGAAAACGTATATCGGAGCCACGATCATCGCCATGGCTCAAAATCGTGAAGGGGCCAATCTAGTCGGCATCAATACGAATCGAGTGGCTATGCTTACTTTCATGATTTCCGGAGGATTGGCTGCCATCGCTGCTTCTTTATCTGCACCCATCAACCTCGTTTTCCCAGGAATGGGCCACCTTGTCATCTTAAAGGCGTTCGTCATCATCATCCTTGGCGGAATGGGAAGTGTGCCGGGAGCGATTTTGGGGGGATACATTCTCGGCTTTACAGAAAGCCTTGGTGCAACGTACATCTCCAATGATTATAAAGACATCATTGCGTTCCTGCTTCTTGTCATTATTTTATCTATCAAGCCAAAAGGACTCTTTTCAAGGGAGGGGTTCTAGATGATGTCATTTCTTAAGAAAAGAGGCTGGGTGTTTGGACTGATCCTACTGGCGATTGTGTTTCCGTTTCTATCGCAAAATGATTATTTTCTTCACGTCTTGACCTTATCCTTCATCTGGATGATTGCCGTGTACGGTTTGAATTTACTAGCTGGATACACCGGATATTTATCACTTGCTCATGCAGGGTTCTTCGCTGTCGGGGCTTATGCCCTTGGG
It contains:
- a CDS encoding MaoC family dehydratase N-terminal domain-containing protein, with the protein product MFEHTIGKQSNKVKNTVERGAVKNFAEAIGDPHPIFIDEETGRQSPYKANIAPPTFPRVFDYGSIDELNLPSKGLIHGEQIYHYERPLLVGEVILCYTEVKDYYERSGKSGDMGFLKVKRYGTDFDGGLIFSEEQTVIITEAVRKEMKV
- the glcD gene encoding glycolate oxidase subunit GlcD — protein: MFTDQVKKQLEDIVGEKNVAASNASKLAYSYDATPQFQSLPDAVVSPKTTQEIVEIMKICNKHKIPIVPRGSGTNLSAGTTPIDGGIVLLFKHMNNILEIDENNLTITTQPGVNTLQLITEVEKLGLFYPPDPSSMKISQIGGNINENSGGLRGLKYGVTRDYVMGLEVVLPNGDIIRTGGKLAKDVAGYDLTRLFVGSEGTLGIVTEITLKLLPLPETKKTMLALYEDLHAAAQTVSKILSNRIIPTTLEFLDQPTLKVVEDFSNIGLPTDVKAVLLIEQDGDSQSVDRDIHKMAEICRENQAVQVDVAKSPEEAEALTTARRSALSALARLKPTTILEDATVPRSEIANMVEAISQIAEKYEVDICTFGHAGDGNLHPTCLTDVRDSEEIHRVEKAFEEIFEKAVELGGTITGEHGVGAMKADYLHLKLGEAGIDAMKNIKKAFDPNNIMNPGKIFAKNSPKRVVVSQS
- a CDS encoding beta-ketoacyl-ACP reductase encodes the protein MTGRFDNKVAFVTGGSRGIGKGIAQRFLEDGAKVAIIDVNEEALSETESELKEQGYEVHCKVANVVEFEQIQNAMKEVYDKFGSLDILVNNAGVIRDNMLFKMTDSDWDTVMDVHLKGSFNAARAAQQYMVENKYGRIINISSTSALGNRGQANYATAKAGLQGFTKTLAIELGKFGITANAVAPGFIETEMTKETAARIGISFEELIQHSVANIPVARSGKPEDIANAVAFYADEKSSFVNGQVLYVAGGPKD
- a CDS encoding MaoC/PaaZ C-terminal domain-containing protein — encoded protein: MSAITALQKGDSLEPVTLEPVSRIDLIKYAGASGDYNPIHTIDEEAEKAGLPGIIAHGMWTMGNLAKLFTPYYEEGFIQNYSIRFKGMVFLGDVLTLHAVLEEDYEHEMAFNVQAVNQNEEAVIKGKVVFSRKVPTY
- a CDS encoding acyl-CoA dehydrogenase family protein; translation: MHLRLTDEQQMVQKTIRKFVEKELIPLENEVLRNEREGKPSISHEKMKELQMKAKDAGFWGINTPEEYGGADLGQMMLAIVQMEVARTFVPFQFGGSADNILYYANEEQKEKYLLPTINGEKKSCFAMTEPGAGSDTRNIRMTAVKEGGEWVLNGEKTFITGGNEADFTMAIAITDKELHKSSGGRKGVTCFIVDRDMGWKSEYIHTMGEWGPAALVFDNVRVPEENILGEVHGGYDLGLEWIGFARWIVGARAVGAAERLLNMAIDYANERETFGKPIATRQAIQWQIADSAVEIEAAKWLVLNAAFTLDQGEDNRHVASIAKLYGANMGNRVVDRVLQIHGGMGYTRELPIERWYREARLWRIYDGTDEIQRLIISRNLLKGHVKIG
- a CDS encoding (Fe-S)-binding protein — protein: MNTKEKERIQHDFKEKMDYDELLNCMRCGFCLPSCPTYIESDYDEVHSPRGRIALMKGVVDGVIEPDEDVKQSLDMCLGCRACEPVCPAGVNYGHLLEQARDIIYQNKELPKHVKVIRNVAFKGLFPYQNRMIGVTSLLGFYQRSGVQQLTRKSGIMKLFPDSLRTMEKVLPEVPKRKEMKNRPRYYKPIQQKKKKVAFFSGCLMDTMFLSTNNATAKLLQYAGCEIVVPQNQGCCGALHGHSGEKDQAKELAKRNIKAFEKAEVDYIITNAGGCGAFLVDYKHLLKDEEEWKERAEHLSMKIKDISKILVELDFHKKPLKLDQQIITYQDSCHLKNGQKTFMEPRQLLEAIQGASYVEMKDASRCCGSAGIYNLVEPEMSMQILDYKMEKTKETKAKTVVTANPGCLLQMKLGIEREGLSEEVEAVHIVDLLLKAYEEANL